One window from the genome of Aquabacterium sp. A3 encodes:
- a CDS encoding aminoglycoside phosphotransferase family protein, whose product MDSSTSDSKPPVQGLIHWADEARAQAFETWLHAQTPVHDLKPHTLRAASADASFRRYFRVDTSAGSLIVMDAPPDKEDCHPFVAVARQLEAGGVRVPHILQWDEAQGFMLLSDLGTHTLLSTLDTQAPMAPGNRGRYLAAIDELVRLQQVPGADQRPAYDDALLQREMDLLPQWYLTALRGLSLDEATTRMLDTTFGLIKAQVLGQARVLVHRDYHSRNLMAHPEQPEARPGVIDFQDAVHGPVTYDLVSLLRDAYVMWDEDVQIDYAVRYWERARQAGLPVPDDFGDFWRDFEWMGLQRHLKVLGIFARLALRDGKRQYLDDIPRVWSYAHRVASRYQGLGPLARLLERAEAPHGGTQTQVGFTF is encoded by the coding sequence GTGGATTCCAGCACTTCAGATTCCAAGCCACCCGTCCAGGGCCTCATCCACTGGGCCGATGAGGCCCGTGCCCAGGCCTTTGAGACCTGGCTTCATGCGCAAACGCCGGTCCACGACCTGAAGCCGCACACGCTGCGTGCGGCGAGCGCCGACGCATCGTTTCGCCGGTATTTCAGGGTGGACACGTCTGCCGGCTCGCTCATCGTGATGGACGCGCCGCCCGACAAGGAGGACTGCCACCCCTTTGTGGCGGTGGCCCGCCAACTGGAGGCCGGCGGCGTGCGCGTTCCGCACATCCTGCAGTGGGACGAGGCCCAGGGCTTCATGCTGCTGTCCGACCTGGGCACCCACACCCTGCTGTCCACCCTGGACACCCAGGCGCCGATGGCCCCGGGCAACCGTGGGCGCTACCTGGCCGCCATCGACGAACTGGTGCGCCTGCAGCAGGTGCCTGGCGCCGACCAGCGACCCGCGTACGACGACGCCCTGCTCCAGCGTGAGATGGACCTGCTGCCTCAGTGGTACCTCACGGCGCTGCGCGGTCTGAGCCTGGACGAAGCCACCACCCGGATGCTGGACACCACCTTCGGCCTGATCAAGGCGCAGGTGCTGGGCCAGGCGCGCGTGCTGGTGCACCGCGATTACCACTCGCGCAACCTGATGGCCCATCCCGAGCAGCCCGAGGCCCGCCCGGGGGTGATCGACTTCCAGGACGCCGTGCACGGGCCCGTGACCTACGACCTGGTGTCCCTGCTGCGCGATGCCTATGTGATGTGGGACGAAGACGTCCAGATCGATTACGCCGTGCGCTACTGGGAGCGAGCCCGCCAGGCCGGGCTGCCCGTGCCAGACGATTTCGGCGATTTCTGGCGGGATTTCGAGTGGATGGGGCTGCAGCGGCACCTCAAGGTGCTGGGTATTTTTGCGCGCCTCGCCCTGCGCGATGGCAAGCGGCAGTACCTGGACGACATCCCCCGCGTGTGGTCATACGCCCACCGCGTGGCCTCGCGCTACCAGGGCCTGGGCCCGCTGGCACGCCTGCTGGAGCGCGCCGAAGCACCCCACGGAGGCACCCAAACCCAGGTGGGATTCACCTTTTGA
- a CDS encoding LPS-assembly protein LptD — MASLCGPGLAVAETPPHPQTEVARALSFPPTLPGVRDPKAPLQFEADELGGEAGVNTVAKGRVRVRQGDLTVRADELEHTQADNTARARGNVRVVRDGSIFVGPSVTLKLDTLEGSFESPRYWLARTQAGGTAERIEFKGENRLSATGTTYTSCTPENTASGDMGQPAWALRTRQIDLDFEANEGRAEGAVIEFQGVPILAAPTLTFPLNDQRKSGWLPPSITFDSKSGLEVSTPYYWNIAPDRDATLAPTVASRRGVGLDAEFRYLAPSDAGELRVFGLPDDRLANRHRGQFNYQHQGSLTAGDSLSPTQYTVQWQRVSDDDYWKDFGQTIDSDTPRLLDSHVRVQRLLNERNWGLGDSQTELYAQVQSWQTLKDLDLDAPADSQIGEPYRREPQMGVRSRGLSDAGLEWDMRLEFNRFVNPDRSLTQGNRLHGVAQVARQFDFNGVYVRPKLMWQGTTYDLDRQGLSTAPRTVSRGLPTVSVDAGMTLDRPVQYFGRNLVQTLEPRILYVRTPYRDQSDLPLFDSAPRDFNQYAIYSENDFTGVDRISDANQVTIGVNSRLLDEASGAELMRFGVVQKMLLADQRINPNGSEPITSRFSDLMLLGSSTVIPSWYLDGTLQYSTEEARAQQGTIGVRYTPGQWRTVSTVYRYTRDGASQVELGWQWPIGGRQPTARQMIAQQPLSNASGLRAPASCGGAWYSVGRVAYSTRESRFINTLMGLEYDAGCWIGRVVAERVAIGQSDATVRIMFQLELVGLSRLSLGANPLRTLKDNIPGYSLLREEGEPLPASPSPLHDPDD, encoded by the coding sequence ATGGCTTCCCTCTGCGGGCCTGGTCTGGCGGTGGCCGAGACACCGCCCCACCCCCAGACCGAGGTGGCCCGGGCGCTGAGTTTTCCTCCCACCCTGCCCGGCGTGCGCGACCCGAAGGCCCCCCTGCAGTTCGAAGCCGACGAGCTCGGCGGCGAGGCCGGGGTCAACACGGTGGCCAAAGGCCGCGTGCGGGTGCGACAGGGCGACCTCACCGTGCGCGCCGACGAACTGGAGCACACGCAGGCTGACAACACGGCCCGCGCCCGCGGCAATGTGCGGGTGGTGCGCGACGGCAGCATCTTCGTGGGCCCGTCCGTCACGCTCAAGCTGGACACCCTGGAGGGCAGCTTTGAATCACCGCGTTACTGGCTGGCGCGAACCCAGGCCGGCGGCACCGCCGAGCGCATCGAGTTCAAGGGCGAAAACCGCCTGAGCGCCACCGGCACCACCTACACCAGCTGCACCCCCGAGAACACGGCCAGTGGCGACATGGGCCAGCCTGCGTGGGCACTGCGAACCCGCCAGATCGACCTCGACTTCGAGGCCAATGAGGGGCGGGCCGAAGGCGCGGTCATCGAGTTCCAGGGGGTGCCCATCCTGGCGGCGCCCACGCTGACCTTCCCGCTCAACGACCAGCGCAAGTCCGGCTGGCTGCCGCCCAGCATCACCTTCGACAGCAAGAGCGGGCTGGAAGTGTCCACGCCCTATTACTGGAACATCGCCCCCGACCGCGATGCCACCCTGGCCCCCACCGTGGCCTCGCGCCGGGGGGTGGGCCTGGACGCCGAGTTTCGTTACCTGGCGCCCAGCGATGCCGGTGAGCTGCGCGTCTTTGGCCTGCCAGACGACCGGCTGGCCAACCGCCATCGAGGGCAGTTCAATTACCAGCATCAAGGCAGCCTGACGGCTGGCGACAGCCTCTCGCCCACGCAATACACCGTGCAGTGGCAACGCGTGTCTGACGATGATTACTGGAAAGATTTTGGCCAGACCATCGACAGCGACACCCCCCGCCTGCTGGACAGCCATGTGCGCGTGCAGCGCCTGCTCAACGAACGCAACTGGGGCCTGGGCGACAGCCAGACCGAGCTGTACGCCCAGGTGCAGTCGTGGCAGACCCTCAAAGACCTGGACCTGGACGCGCCGGCCGACAGCCAGATCGGCGAGCCTTACCGGCGCGAGCCCCAGATGGGGGTGCGCAGCCGGGGCCTGTCTGATGCCGGGCTGGAATGGGACATGCGGCTGGAGTTCAACCGCTTCGTGAACCCCGACCGCAGCCTGACGCAGGGCAACCGCCTGCATGGCGTGGCCCAGGTGGCCCGGCAGTTCGATTTCAATGGCGTGTACGTGCGGCCCAAGCTCATGTGGCAAGGCACCACCTACGACCTGGACCGCCAGGGCCTGAGCACCGCGCCGCGCACGGTGTCGCGCGGCCTGCCCACGGTGTCGGTGGACGCGGGCATGACCCTGGACCGGCCCGTGCAGTACTTCGGTCGCAACCTGGTGCAAACGCTGGAGCCGCGCATCCTGTACGTGCGCACCCCCTACCGCGACCAGTCCGACCTGCCCTTGTTCGACAGCGCCCCCCGCGATTTCAACCAGTACGCCATCTACAGCGAAAACGACTTCACGGGCGTGGACCGCATCTCGGACGCCAACCAGGTGACCATCGGCGTGAACTCGCGCCTGCTGGACGAGGCCTCGGGGGCCGAGCTGATGCGCTTTGGCGTGGTGCAGAAGATGCTGCTGGCCGACCAGCGCATCAACCCCAATGGCAGCGAGCCCATCACCAGCCGTTTTTCTGACCTGATGTTGCTGGGCTCGTCCACCGTCATCCCCTCGTGGTACCTGGACGGCACCCTGCAGTACAGCACCGAAGAAGCCCGCGCCCAGCAAGGCACCATCGGCGTGCGCTACACCCCGGGCCAGTGGCGCACCGTCAGCACCGTGTACCGCTACACGCGCGACGGCGCCTCACAGGTAGAGTTGGGCTGGCAGTGGCCGATCGGCGGACGGCAGCCCACGGCACGCCAGATGATCGCCCAGCAGCCCTTGAGCAACGCCAGCGGCCTGCGCGCCCCGGCCAGCTGTGGCGGCGCCTGGTACAGCGTGGGCCGCGTGGCCTACAGCACCCGAGAAAGCCGCTTCATCAACACCTTGATGGGCCTGGAATACGATGCAGGCTGCTGGATCGGCCGCGTGGTGGCCGAACGCGTGGCCATCGGCCAAAGCGACGCCACCGTGCGCATCATGTTCCAGCTGGAACTGGTGGGCCTGTCTCGCCTGAGCCTGGGTGCCAATCCCTTGCGCACCTTGAAGGACAATATCCCCGGATACAGCCTGTTGCGCGAAGAGGGCGAGCCCCTGCCGGCAAGCCCCTCACCCCTGCATGACCCCGATGACTGA
- a CDS encoding peptidylprolyl isomerase, producing MTPMTDLFKRSTSLRPSHAARLGARRGLCLALSLLIGLGQVTPAMAQIDPDDVPMAAPRIPGARNLSTELKIEGKRVTSDFIVAVVNQEVITHTDVDKRVARIEESVPDRRRLPDPATLRQQVLDALIDEKAQVSFARGIGLSISDAEVDTAIENIAAQNQLTLAELRQRMVSDGLDFERYRGSLREQILLQRLREREVMPRIQVTEEEIDTFLREDPSAQAESNLNLAHILVRVPEGSGELAVRQLQQRAEQIRDRAAVGMNFTQLVRENSEDRDTLESGGAFGLRPASTLPPLFVNAVRGLKVGEVSQVVRSNAGFHIIKLVERENVAQARYTQQRARHILLRTTPKLGATELVAKMKGIRKGIIEGQASFAQMARQHSEDGSGARGGDLGWSSPGQYVPEFEKVLITLQPGEISQPVVSRFGVHLIQLIERREVQLSEAQRRDAARAVLKERGFEAAYEEWARELRQAAWVEIRDEP from the coding sequence ATGACCCCGATGACTGATCTGTTCAAACGCTCCACCTCCCTTCGCCCATCGCACGCTGCGAGGCTCGGCGCCCGCCGCGGCCTGTGTCTGGCGCTGTCCCTGCTGATCGGCCTGGGGCAGGTGACGCCCGCCATGGCCCAGATCGATCCCGACGACGTGCCGATGGCCGCCCCCCGGATTCCCGGCGCGCGCAACCTCAGCACCGAGCTGAAGATCGAAGGCAAACGGGTGACGTCCGACTTCATCGTGGCGGTGGTCAACCAGGAGGTCATCACCCACACCGACGTGGACAAACGGGTGGCACGCATCGAAGAATCGGTGCCCGACCGCCGCCGCCTGCCCGACCCCGCCACGCTGCGCCAGCAGGTGCTGGACGCGCTGATCGACGAAAAGGCGCAGGTGTCGTTTGCGCGCGGCATCGGGCTGAGCATCAGCGACGCCGAAGTCGACACCGCCATCGAGAACATCGCGGCGCAAAACCAGCTCACGCTGGCCGAACTGCGTCAGCGCATGGTGTCCGATGGACTGGACTTCGAACGCTACCGCGGCAGCCTGCGCGAGCAGATCCTGCTGCAGCGCCTGCGCGAGCGCGAGGTCATGCCCCGCATCCAGGTGACCGAAGAAGAAATCGACACCTTCTTGCGCGAAGACCCGTCGGCCCAGGCCGAAAGCAACCTCAACCTGGCCCACATCCTGGTGCGGGTGCCCGAAGGCAGCGGCGAGCTGGCCGTGCGGCAGCTGCAACAGCGTGCAGAGCAGATCCGTGATCGCGCCGCCGTGGGCATGAACTTCACGCAACTGGTGCGCGAGAACTCAGAAGACCGCGACACCCTCGAATCGGGCGGCGCCTTTGGCCTGCGGCCCGCCAGCACCCTGCCGCCCCTGTTCGTGAACGCGGTGCGCGGCCTGAAGGTTGGCGAGGTGTCGCAGGTGGTGCGCTCCAACGCCGGCTTCCACATCATCAAACTGGTGGAACGGGAAAACGTGGCTCAGGCCCGCTACACCCAGCAACGCGCCCGACACATCCTGCTGCGCACCACACCCAAGCTGGGCGCCACCGAGCTGGTGGCCAAGATGAAGGGCATCCGCAAGGGCATCATCGAAGGCCAGGCCAGCTTTGCCCAGATGGCCCGCCAGCACTCCGAGGATGGCAGCGGTGCCCGTGGGGGCGACCTGGGCTGGTCGTCGCCTGGCCAGTACGTGCCTGAGTTCGAGAAGGTGCTGATCACGCTGCAGCCTGGCGAAATCTCGCAGCCCGTGGTGAGCCGCTTCGGGGTGCACCTCATCCAGCTGATCGAACGCCGTGAGGTGCAACTCAGCGAGGCCCAGCGCCGTGACGCCGCACGCGCCGTCCTGAAAGAGCGGGGCTTTGAAGCCGCCTACGAAGAGTGGGCCCGAGAGCTGCGCCAGGCCGCCTGGGTGGAAATCCGCGATGAGCCGTGA
- the rsmA gene encoding 16S rRNA (adenine(1518)-N(6)/adenine(1519)-N(6))-dimethyltransferase RsmA, giving the protein MSRDARRPRAVAGGGGHVARKRFGQNFLVDQGVIGDIVRAIDPRPGQCLVEIGPGLGALTNPVVRLSERLTVIELDRDLAARLRARPELTVIESDVLKVDVDALADDLVGHDGGSGLRLIGNLPYNISSPILFHLLPWAHRVADQHFMLQKEVVDRMVAAPGGKDYSRLSVMMQWRYDMECVVDVPPDAFDPPPKVNSAVVRMVPHRHPAPLDPKVLEELVAVAFSQRRKILRHTLGAWLTERQVPVAFDAQRRAEEVPVSEYVALAQAASTTPT; this is encoded by the coding sequence ATGAGCCGTGATGCACGGCGTCCGCGCGCCGTGGCCGGCGGTGGCGGGCATGTGGCGCGCAAGCGCTTTGGCCAGAACTTTCTGGTCGACCAGGGGGTGATCGGCGACATCGTGCGGGCCATCGACCCGCGCCCGGGCCAGTGCCTGGTCGAGATCGGTCCGGGCCTGGGCGCCCTCACCAACCCGGTGGTGCGCCTCAGTGAACGCCTCACCGTGATCGAGCTGGACCGGGACCTGGCGGCCCGCTTGCGCGCGCGCCCCGAGCTCACGGTGATCGAATCCGACGTGCTGAAGGTGGATGTGGACGCGCTGGCCGACGACCTGGTGGGCCACGATGGTGGCAGCGGTCTGCGCCTGATCGGTAACCTGCCCTACAACATCTCCAGCCCCATCCTGTTTCACCTGCTGCCATGGGCACACCGGGTGGCTGATCAGCACTTCATGCTGCAAAAGGAAGTGGTGGACCGCATGGTGGCCGCCCCCGGCGGCAAGGACTACAGCCGCCTGAGCGTGATGATGCAGTGGCGCTACGACATGGAGTGCGTGGTGGACGTGCCGCCCGACGCGTTTGATCCCCCGCCGAAGGTCAACTCGGCCGTGGTGCGCATGGTGCCCCATCGCCACCCCGCCCCGCTCGACCCGAAGGTGCTGGAGGAACTGGTGGCGGTGGCGTTTTCACAGCGCCGCAAGATCCTGCGTCACACCCTGGGGGCGTGGCTGACCGAACGCCAGGTGCCCGTGGCCTTTGACGCGCAGCGCCGGGCTGAAGAGGTGCCCGTCTCAGAGTACGTGGCACTGGCGCAGGCCGCCAGCACCACCCCGACGTGA
- a CDS encoding PEP-CTERM sorting domain-containing protein, with translation MRPHVLALAAAMLAGSGLASAADPVVGTFSGSSKSNYYLFDIETAGTFSGFVFSQTDILPGYDITTVMVNGILLDDLVPAAADYYAFSLDVLPGTMSFYVAGLSLGGGSFVGSYTVTPVPEAGAVAMALAGAGLVGGVAAARRRKAA, from the coding sequence ATGCGCCCCCACGTCCTTGCTCTCGCCGCCGCCATGTTGGCTGGCTCAGGTCTGGCTTCTGCCGCTGATCCGGTCGTTGGCACCTTCTCCGGCTCGTCCAAGTCGAACTACTACCTGTTCGACATCGAGACGGCTGGCACCTTCTCCGGGTTTGTGTTTTCCCAGACCGACATCCTGCCGGGCTACGACATCACCACGGTGATGGTCAACGGCATCCTGCTGGATGACCTGGTGCCCGCTGCGGCCGACTACTACGCCTTCAGCCTCGATGTGCTGCCCGGCACCATGTCGTTCTATGTGGCTGGCCTGTCCCTTGGTGGTGGCAGCTTCGTCGGTTCGTACACCGTCACCCCGGTGCCTGAAGCTGGCGCGGTGGCCATGGCCCTGGCCGGTGCGGGTCTGGTCGGCGGTGTGGCCGCTGCGCGTCGCCGCAAGGCCGCCTGA
- a CDS encoding multifunctional CCA addition/repair protein: protein MKIYLVGGAVRDRLLGRAGGDRDWVVVGATPDAMVAQGFRPVGKDFPVFLHPDTGEEYALARTERKSGRGYKGFVVHASPEVTLEEDLLRRDLSINAMAEAPDGSLIDPHGGRADLQARVLRHVSPAFAEDPVRILRLARFAARLPDFVVADDTLALMRGMVRDGEVDHLVPERVWQELSRGLMEIRPSRMFDVLRACGALARLLPELEALWGVPQRADYHPEIDTGVHAMMVMDMSARLHATLPVRYACLGHDLGKGQTPADVLPRHIGHEARSVRLIRAVGERLRVPNDCRELAEVVAREHGHIHGSERLSAAATVRLLERCDAIRKPQRFLEVLQACECDARGRLGWQERPYPQAAHLQQALSAALSVNTAQISAEALERGCQGPQIGAQIHQARVQAVAKALPVPQDDAPA from the coding sequence ATGAAGATTTATCTCGTCGGCGGCGCTGTGCGGGATCGCCTGCTGGGCCGGGCCGGCGGCGACCGCGACTGGGTGGTGGTGGGCGCCACACCCGATGCCATGGTGGCCCAGGGCTTTCGGCCCGTGGGCAAGGATTTCCCGGTGTTCCTGCACCCCGACACGGGCGAGGAATACGCGCTGGCCCGCACCGAGCGCAAAAGCGGTCGGGGATACAAGGGCTTTGTGGTGCACGCCTCGCCCGAGGTCACCCTGGAAGAAGACCTGCTGCGCCGCGACCTGAGCATCAACGCCATGGCAGAAGCCCCGGACGGGTCATTGATCGATCCCCACGGCGGACGCGCTGATCTGCAGGCCCGGGTGCTGCGGCATGTCTCGCCGGCGTTCGCTGAAGACCCGGTGCGCATCCTGCGACTGGCGCGTTTTGCGGCACGCCTGCCCGATTTTGTGGTGGCCGACGACACCCTGGCTTTGATGCGGGGCATGGTGCGCGATGGCGAGGTGGACCACCTGGTGCCCGAGCGGGTGTGGCAGGAGCTGTCACGGGGCCTGATGGAGATCAGGCCCTCGCGCATGTTCGACGTCCTGCGGGCCTGCGGCGCGCTGGCACGCCTGTTGCCCGAGCTGGAGGCCCTGTGGGGCGTGCCTCAACGGGCCGACTACCACCCTGAAATCGACACGGGCGTGCACGCGATGATGGTGATGGACATGAGTGCGCGGCTCCATGCCACACTGCCTGTGCGCTACGCCTGCCTGGGTCACGACCTGGGCAAGGGGCAGACGCCCGCCGACGTGCTGCCCAGGCACATCGGGCATGAGGCCCGCAGTGTGCGCTTGATTCGGGCGGTGGGCGAGCGCCTGCGCGTGCCCAATGACTGCCGTGAGCTGGCCGAGGTGGTGGCGCGAGAGCACGGGCACATCCACGGCAGTGAACGCCTGTCGGCCGCGGCCACGGTGCGGCTGCTGGAGCGTTGTGATGCCATCCGCAAACCACAGCGCTTCCTGGAGGTGCTGCAGGCCTGCGAGTGTGATGCCCGCGGCCGCCTGGGCTGGCAGGAACGCCCTTACCCTCAGGCGGCGCACCTGCAACAGGCCCTGTCGGCGGCGCTGTCGGTGAACACCGCACAGATCTCCGCCGAGGCGCTTGAGCGCGGCTGCCAAGGGCCACAGATCGGCGCACAGATTCACCAGGCCCGCGTTCAGGCGGTGGCCAAGGCACTGCCGGTGCCTCAAGATGATGCCCCAGCATGA
- a CDS encoding response regulator transcription factor — translation MSTLVRHTHAVLVIDDHALLREGVVSVLRRAVPLADIRQAGSLSEARGALGSGWQPDTVVLDLSLPDSQGVPTLIALRGLVPQARVAIVSAHNDLDLAMACIRDGACAFVPKQGSLVQFEHALSVIAAGGLYFPRELFISAGVPTPTEPPRAVPLTPRQHEVMAHLLQGATNPMIAEALGISAETVKLHVSAILQAHGVANRVQLVLSCARSAA, via the coding sequence ATGAGCACCCTTGTTCGTCACACCCACGCGGTCCTGGTGATCGATGACCATGCCCTGCTGCGCGAGGGGGTGGTCAGCGTGCTGCGCCGGGCCGTGCCCCTGGCAGACATTCGGCAGGCCGGCAGCCTGAGCGAGGCCCGGGGCGCGCTGGGCTCTGGCTGGCAGCCCGACACGGTGGTGCTGGACCTGTCGTTGCCGGACAGCCAGGGCGTGCCCACCCTGATCGCCCTGCGCGGCCTGGTGCCGCAGGCGCGCGTGGCCATCGTGTCGGCGCACAACGACCTTGACCTGGCCATGGCCTGCATCCGCGACGGGGCGTGTGCGTTCGTGCCCAAGCAGGGCAGCCTGGTGCAATTCGAGCACGCCCTGTCCGTGATCGCCGCTGGGGGCCTGTACTTCCCACGCGAGCTGTTCATCAGCGCCGGCGTGCCCACGCCCACCGAACCGCCCCGCGCGGTGCCGCTCACGCCGCGTCAGCACGAGGTGATGGCCCATCTGCTGCAAGGGGCCACCAACCCGATGATCGCCGAGGCCCTGGGCATCAGCGCCGAGACCGTCAAGCTCCATGTCAGCGCCATCTTGCAGGCCCATGGCGTGGCCAACCGGGTGCAGTTGGTGCTCAGTTGCGCCCGCAGCGCCGCCTGA
- a CDS encoding ATP-binding protein — protein sequence MRVLRLSLEGLGADDRAIYIDQLREHWRLDAWTVAGQLLVLLALGPVIRASGLPWWAWGPAVALLLGSWAWAARAPWRLRHIQINDNNYPRWRARTLWRELSQSLGWALLSIALWGALDEQWHLLILTGLLVFIYTAMFFTTHDTGVAVVASTPILLMLSARLVLSDGQGHRLIALILTVSALTCLAVGRLIEQRLLEAERLRRRNEALLAELAREIDHVRQARDDAERANRQKSHFLATASHDLRQPLHSLTLLAGLMHQEDDAERLRHTAGRMQTALEGLRFVFDQLFDMARLEAGKHPHHPRALAVAPLLESLHAELAPTFEARALGWHCHPVPATLGCMADPVFVQRTLRNLLDNALRYTTQGQVCVRARLRGNCTVLQVWDTGCGIAREAQATIFDDYVQGHNTQRQRSQGLGLGLAVVRRLADAGSYRVTVRSRPGRGSCFSVWLPACPAPAATPTVLGARTAQPATPPLLALVEDDDDVRQTTCDIMRQAGWQVAAGASSQDVIERIAQAGQMPAAILSDHRLGDQEDGLQAIATLRHEFGLAVPAALVTGDLDATLPGRCDAHQVLHLRKPIDRGQLIAVLEGWRPPNPTTHPSQAG from the coding sequence ATGCGGGTACTGCGGCTGTCACTCGAAGGTCTGGGGGCAGACGACCGCGCCATCTACATCGACCAGCTGCGCGAACACTGGCGCCTGGACGCCTGGACCGTGGCCGGCCAACTGCTGGTGCTGTTGGCCCTGGGCCCGGTCATCCGCGCCAGCGGCCTGCCGTGGTGGGCGTGGGGCCCTGCGGTGGCCCTGCTGCTGGGCTCGTGGGCGTGGGCGGCCCGGGCGCCCTGGCGCCTGCGCCACATTCAAATCAACGACAACAACTACCCCCGATGGCGGGCCCGCACGCTGTGGCGGGAATTGAGCCAGAGCCTGGGCTGGGCCTTGCTCTCCATCGCCTTGTGGGGCGCGCTTGACGAGCAGTGGCACCTGCTGATCCTGACGGGTTTGCTGGTGTTCATCTACACCGCGATGTTCTTCACCACACACGACACGGGTGTGGCCGTGGTGGCGAGCACGCCCATCTTGCTGATGCTGAGTGCACGCCTGGTGCTGTCGGACGGGCAGGGACACCGCCTGATCGCCCTTATCTTGACGGTGTCGGCCTTGACCTGCCTGGCCGTGGGGCGCCTGATCGAACAACGCCTGCTGGAGGCCGAACGCCTGCGTCGACGCAACGAAGCCCTGCTGGCCGAGCTGGCCAGAGAAATCGACCACGTTCGGCAAGCCCGCGACGACGCCGAGCGCGCCAACCGCCAAAAGAGCCACTTTCTGGCCACGGCCAGCCATGACCTGCGCCAGCCCCTGCACAGCCTGACCTTGCTGGCGGGGCTGATGCACCAGGAAGACGACGCCGAGCGCCTGCGCCACACCGCCGGCCGGATGCAGACCGCCCTGGAAGGGCTGCGCTTTGTGTTCGACCAGCTGTTCGACATGGCCCGCCTGGAGGCCGGCAAACACCCCCACCACCCACGCGCCCTGGCGGTGGCGCCCCTGCTGGAGTCACTGCACGCCGAACTGGCCCCCACCTTCGAGGCGCGGGCGTTGGGCTGGCACTGTCACCCCGTGCCCGCCACGCTGGGCTGCATGGCCGATCCGGTGTTCGTGCAGCGCACGCTGCGCAACCTGCTGGACAACGCCTTGCGCTACACCACCCAAGGTCAGGTGTGCGTGCGCGCGCGCTTGCGTGGCAACTGCACGGTGCTGCAAGTGTGGGACACGGGGTGCGGCATCGCGCGCGAAGCCCAGGCCACCATCTTTGACGACTATGTCCAGGGGCACAACACACAACGCCAGCGCAGTCAGGGGCTGGGCCTGGGGCTGGCGGTGGTGAGGCGGCTGGCAGACGCCGGCTCTTACCGGGTCACGGTGCGCTCACGCCCCGGTCGAGGCAGCTGTTTTTCAGTGTGGCTGCCGGCCTGCCCGGCCCCGGCCGCCACCCCCACAGTCCTGGGCGCGCGCACCGCACAACCGGCCACCCCGCCCTTGCTGGCCCTGGTGGAAGACGATGACGATGTGCGCCAGACCACCTGCGACATCATGCGTCAGGCCGGCTGGCAGGTCGCCGCGGGCGCCTCCAGTCAGGACGTGATCGAACGGATCGCGCAGGCCGGGCAGATGCCGGCGGCCATCCTGAGCGACCACCGACTGGGCGACCAGGAAGACGGGCTGCAGGCCATCGCCACCCTGAGGCATGAATTCGGCCTGGCGGTGCCCGCCGCGCTGGTGACCGGTGACCTTGATGCGACGCTGCCGGGGCGCTGCGACGCCCATCAGGTGCTGCACCTGCGCAAGCCCATCGACCGAGGGCAACTCATCGCCGTGCTGGAAGGCTGGCGCCCCCCCAACCCTACTACCCACCCCTCCCAGGCTGGGTGA